A region of Streptomyces deccanensis DNA encodes the following proteins:
- a CDS encoding ATP-grasp domain-containing protein — MARTAAPRIALATYDPGPRVNHDRDLPVLVEALREAGADAAAVRWDDPAADWAAYDLVVIRSTWDYSWRAAEFVAWAEKTGEATRLANPAEVVRWNTDKRYIGDLARAGVPVVPTDYLAPGDPLRLPEAHEYVVKPTSGAGARFAARYTPDQRETAAAHVERMRAEGLTAMVQPFVAGIDTEGERALQFFGGRLLHASRKGAVLAPGTAYDAEKTAHPDLVPWTPTEAELAVAERALAAVPDRPELLYARVDLVTGADGQPWVMELELVEPNLFLWLHPDSLPRVVGAILTVATG; from the coding sequence GTGGCCCGCACAGCCGCCCCCCGTATCGCTCTCGCCACCTACGATCCCGGGCCCCGGGTCAACCACGACCGGGATCTGCCGGTGCTGGTGGAGGCGCTGCGGGAGGCCGGGGCCGACGCGGCGGCCGTGCGCTGGGACGACCCGGCGGCGGACTGGGCCGCGTACGACCTCGTCGTCATCCGCTCCACCTGGGACTACAGCTGGCGCGCGGCCGAGTTCGTGGCCTGGGCGGAGAAGACCGGCGAGGCCACCCGGCTCGCCAACCCGGCCGAGGTCGTGCGCTGGAACACCGACAAGCGGTACATCGGCGATCTCGCGCGGGCCGGGGTGCCCGTCGTGCCGACGGACTATCTCGCCCCCGGCGACCCCCTGCGGCTGCCCGAGGCGCACGAGTACGTCGTGAAACCCACCTCCGGCGCGGGCGCCCGGTTCGCCGCCCGCTACACCCCTGACCAGCGGGAGACCGCCGCGGCGCACGTCGAGCGGATGCGGGCCGAGGGGCTCACCGCGATGGTGCAGCCGTTCGTGGCCGGCATCGACACCGAGGGGGAGCGGGCCCTGCAGTTCTTCGGCGGCCGACTGCTGCACGCCAGCCGCAAGGGTGCGGTGCTCGCGCCCGGCACCGCGTACGACGCCGAGAAGACCGCCCACCCCGACCTGGTGCCCTGGACCCCGACCGAGGCCGAACTCGCCGTCGCCGAGCGGGCGTTGGCCGCCGTACCGGACCGGCCGGAGCTGCTGTACGCGCGCGTCGACCTGGTCACCGGGGCGGACGGGCAGCCGTGGGTGATGGAGCTGGAACTCGTCGAGCCCAACCTCTTCCTGTGGCTCCACCCGGACTCGCTGCCCCGGGTGGTCGGGGCGATCCTGACCGTCGCCACCGGCTGA
- a CDS encoding DUF3152 domain-containing protein translates to MAVVGVAGLAAVGWMGGGTGETAREPAAGTSAESSPERSRRSTAPSRSADADAGVSGSPSSSPSPSSSASGSPSPGDSPITIPRTGPGTFTTASGGSPKVGKGTPLRYRVDVEKGLSLSAAEVADEVEAVLADPRGWTTDGTSAFQRVSGGPTDFVVKVATPGTVDVFCGRVGLNTRGEFNCQAGENVMVNLERWELATPVYADDVKAYRALIINHEVGHFLGQGHVTCPGEGKPAPAMMQQIKGMKGCVPNVWPYDRDGRFLTGPSAP, encoded by the coding sequence GTGGCGGTCGTCGGTGTCGCCGGATTGGCCGCGGTGGGGTGGATGGGAGGCGGCACGGGCGAGACGGCCCGTGAGCCCGCCGCCGGTACGTCCGCCGAGTCCTCGCCCGAGCGCTCCCGGCGCTCGACCGCTCCCAGCCGGAGCGCCGACGCCGACGCGGGGGTCTCCGGCAGTCCCTCCTCCTCGCCCAGCCCGTCGTCGAGCGCCTCCGGGTCGCCCTCTCCCGGCGACTCGCCCATCACCATCCCCAGAACCGGGCCCGGCACGTTCACCACGGCCTCCGGCGGCAGCCCCAAGGTGGGCAAGGGGACGCCCCTGCGCTACCGCGTCGACGTCGAGAAGGGGCTGTCGCTGTCGGCCGCCGAGGTCGCCGACGAGGTGGAGGCCGTGCTCGCCGACCCGCGCGGCTGGACCACCGACGGCACCTCGGCGTTCCAGCGGGTCTCCGGCGGCCCCACCGACTTCGTCGTCAAGGTGGCGACCCCCGGCACGGTCGACGTGTTCTGCGGCCGGGTCGGGCTGAACACCCGCGGCGAGTTCAACTGCCAGGCCGGCGAGAACGTCATGGTCAACCTCGAACGCTGGGAGCTGGCGACCCCCGTCTACGCCGACGACGTCAAGGCCTACCGCGCCCTGATCATCAACCACGAGGTCGGCCACTTCCTCGGCCAGGGCCACGTCACCTGCCCCGGCGAGGGCAAGCCCGCCCCGGCGATGATGCAGCAGATCAAGGGCATGAAGGGCTGCGTCCCCAACGTCTGGCCGTACGACAGGGACGGCCGCTTCCTCACGGGGCCCTCGGCGCCGTGA
- a CDS encoding MerR family transcriptional regulator gives MEMLTIGAFAKACRLSPKALRLYDELELLRPARVDPDTGYRYYAAGQLEQARLVAWLRRLGMPLARIRTVCALEPGAAAREIRAYWAGVEAETATRRDLAAFLVDHLTHPSEEDTAMLELRYAALSDTGLVRPANQDTAYAGSRVLAVADGFGPAGAPASTAAVEALKTLDRSTLPAGSVLNLLEDAVRGATDAVRGVAGTGEDGTTLTAMLWTGSQLALVHIGDSRAYLLRGGELFRITHDHTVVQSMIDEGRLTPEEATTHPQPALLLKALTNSGTTATPDLRLHDAHPGDRYLLCSDGLSSVVPDPALRRTLSSAPDPETAVRALVTQANEAGGPDNVSCVVADVVTDVVTDAVAGER, from the coding sequence ATGGAGATGCTGACGATCGGGGCCTTCGCCAAGGCGTGCCGGCTGTCACCGAAGGCACTGCGGCTCTACGACGAGCTGGAGCTGCTGCGGCCCGCCCGGGTCGACCCCGACACCGGCTACCGCTACTACGCCGCCGGGCAGTTGGAGCAGGCCCGGCTGGTGGCCTGGCTCCGCCGGCTCGGAATGCCGCTGGCCCGTATCCGTACGGTGTGCGCGCTGGAGCCGGGCGCCGCGGCCCGGGAGATCCGGGCGTACTGGGCCGGTGTCGAGGCCGAGACGGCGACCCGACGCGACCTGGCGGCCTTCCTCGTGGACCACCTCACCCACCCGTCCGAGGAGGACACCGCGATGCTCGAACTCCGTTACGCCGCCCTCTCCGACACCGGCCTCGTCCGGCCCGCCAACCAGGACACCGCCTACGCAGGCTCCCGCGTCCTCGCCGTCGCCGACGGCTTCGGCCCCGCCGGGGCCCCCGCGAGCACGGCGGCCGTGGAGGCGCTGAAGACCCTGGACCGCAGCACCCTCCCGGCGGGCAGTGTGCTGAACCTGCTGGAGGACGCGGTCCGGGGCGCGACCGACGCCGTACGCGGCGTCGCGGGGACCGGGGAGGACGGTACGACCCTGACGGCGATGCTCTGGACCGGCTCGCAGCTCGCCCTCGTGCACATCGGCGACTCCCGCGCGTATCTGCTGCGCGGCGGCGAGCTGTTCCGTATCACCCATGACCACACCGTCGTCCAGTCGATGATCGACGAGGGCCGTCTCACGCCGGAGGAAGCCACCACGCACCCCCAACCCGCCCTGCTTCTCAAGGCGTTGACCAACAGCGGGACCACCGCCACCCCCGACCTGCGCCTCCACGACGCCCACCCCGGCGACCGCTACCTCCTGTGCTCCGACGGCCTCTCCTCGGTCGTCCCCGACCCGGCCCTCCGGCGCACCCTGTCCTCGGCCCCCGACCCCGAGACCGCCGTACGCGCCCTCGTCACCCAGGCGAACGAGGCGGGCGGCCCGGACAACGTGAGCTGTGTGGTGGCGGACGTGGTGACGGACGTGGTGACGGACGCGGTGGCCGGGGAGCGCTAG
- a CDS encoding nucleotidyl transferase AbiEii/AbiGii toxin family protein translates to MNGSPEDDERRRAAHQAARRSEHRAAHRAVLDHLLHLVADHSPLGEDLVLRGSMVMPAWVGAEAREPADLDWIVPQPLLIPVDPGHPYPYVDGLEAVQQWPEAAAGAGRYEIWKFEEFDTGGLRPAVPPEGLHWVFEVEPEERPPHLALLDLVRERPVAAPGVVLDVDGARPDGLWTYTEYETPGTRLIIPWTAEGLPPGEARLDFARDERLPELPVWTAIPRADGSGRTVVRTPGPALSLAWKLLWLHTDCASEGRAQAKDLYDAVLLAEAEVTRLSARLLHRVFRREPGTGAPAPADPLRVDTLVLDAADWADFRTAHPRVRGTAEEWVNRLGRALERVAGPSAARRNGGGRVGGAS, encoded by the coding sequence GTGAACGGGTCGCCGGAGGACGACGAGCGGCGGCGGGCCGCGCACCAGGCCGCACGCCGGTCCGAGCACAGGGCCGCGCACCGGGCCGTGCTCGACCATCTGCTCCATCTGGTCGCCGATCACTCCCCCTTGGGGGAGGACCTGGTGCTGCGCGGGAGCATGGTCATGCCGGCGTGGGTGGGGGCCGAGGCGCGTGAGCCCGCCGACCTCGACTGGATCGTTCCCCAGCCCCTGCTGATCCCGGTGGACCCCGGCCATCCCTATCCGTACGTGGACGGGTTGGAGGCCGTGCAGCAGTGGCCGGAGGCGGCCGCCGGCGCCGGGCGGTACGAGATCTGGAAGTTCGAGGAGTTCGACACCGGGGGCCTGCGGCCGGCGGTTCCGCCCGAGGGGCTGCACTGGGTCTTCGAGGTGGAGCCGGAGGAACGGCCGCCGCATCTGGCGCTGCTCGACCTCGTCCGGGAACGGCCGGTGGCCGCGCCGGGTGTGGTGCTCGACGTGGACGGCGCCCGGCCCGACGGCCTCTGGACCTACACCGAGTACGAGACCCCCGGCACCCGTCTGATCATCCCCTGGACGGCGGAAGGCCTGCCGCCCGGCGAGGCGCGGCTGGACTTCGCCCGCGACGAGCGGCTCCCGGAGCTCCCCGTGTGGACGGCGATACCCCGCGCCGACGGCTCCGGCCGGACCGTCGTCCGCACCCCCGGCCCCGCCCTGTCCCTCGCCTGGAAGCTCCTGTGGCTGCACACCGACTGCGCCTCCGAGGGCCGCGCGCAGGCCAAGGACCTCTACGACGCCGTCCTCCTCGCCGAGGCCGAGGTCACCCGGCTCTCCGCGCGGCTGCTCCACAGGGTCTTCCGCCGTGAGCCCGGCACCGGCGCCCCCGCCCCCGCCGACCCCCTGCGCGTGGACACGCTCGTCCTGGACGCCGCGGACTGGGCGGACTTCCGCACCGCGCACCCCCGGGTGCGGGGCACGGCCGAGGAGTGGGTGAACCGCCTGGGCCGAGCGCTGGAACGGGTGGCGGGGCCGTCTGCGGCGCGGCGGAACGGCGGAGGACGTGTGGGCGGCGCCTCCTAG
- a CDS encoding FadR/GntR family transcriptional regulator: protein MSDALRPMAKQRLYEQVLDRLRQYVAEGGLKAGDRLPPERDLAQRLGVSRASVKQAIVVLEVQGLVEARHGGGTYLVRDSLDVEPVERMVERRRRLPDVLEAREALETKLAELAAERRTEDDLTAMRDALTHMAGEIERDGHGVEGDRLFHAAVTAAAHSSLLAEFMRSIADQIAESRTESLRQPGRPDRSLAQHQAILDAIAARQPQQAAAAMRRHVRTVAKVRLLDWDPGDSPS from the coding sequence GTGAGCGACGCCCTGCGCCCCATGGCCAAGCAGCGGCTCTACGAGCAGGTCCTCGACCGGCTGCGGCAGTACGTCGCCGAGGGCGGTCTGAAGGCCGGCGACCGGCTGCCGCCCGAGCGGGACCTGGCCCAGCGGCTGGGCGTGAGCCGGGCCTCGGTCAAGCAGGCCATCGTGGTGCTGGAGGTCCAGGGCCTGGTGGAGGCCAGGCACGGCGGCGGCACGTATCTCGTCCGGGACAGCCTGGACGTCGAGCCGGTCGAGCGGATGGTCGAACGGCGTCGTCGGCTGCCCGATGTGCTGGAGGCCCGCGAGGCGTTGGAGACGAAGCTCGCCGAACTGGCCGCCGAGCGCCGTACGGAGGACGACCTGACCGCGATGCGGGACGCGCTCACGCACATGGCCGGGGAGATCGAGCGGGACGGGCACGGCGTCGAGGGCGACCGGCTGTTCCACGCGGCGGTCACGGCGGCCGCGCACAGCAGTCTGCTCGCCGAGTTCATGCGCTCCATCGCCGACCAGATCGCCGAGAGCCGCACCGAGTCGCTGCGTCAACCCGGCCGGCCCGACCGTTCCCTCGCCCAGCACCAGGCGATCCTCGACGCCATCGCCGCCCGACAGCCCCAGCAGGCGGCCGCCGCGATGCGCCGCCATGTCCGCACGGTCGCGAAGGTCCGCCTGCTGGACTGGGACCCGGGCGACTCACCCTCCTGA
- a CDS encoding SLC13 family permease: MSPELISILVLAVVFVIATTRSVNMGALAFAAAFGVGELVADLDADGIFAGFPGDLFVVLVGVTYLFAIARANGTTDWLVHASIRLVRGRVALIPWVMFFLTGALTAIGAVSPAAVAIVAPIALSFASRYGISPLLMGAMVVHGAQGGGFSPISIYGTIVNGIVEREDLPGNELFLFLTSLIANLVIAGVVFVLFGGLKLTSSPASPAASTTGPDPDPEPDTPLTPAVAATLTSLAALVVAVLAFDLDAGLTAVTLAALLSALWPDDSRKAVSQIAWSTVLLICGVLTYVGVLDEMGTITWAGEGVSDIGVPLLAAVLLCYIGAIVSAFASSVGIMGALIPLAVPFLAQGEIGAVGMIAALAVSATVVDVSPFSTNGALVLAAAPDVDRERFFRQLMIYGAVVVAVVPAVVWLVLVVPGFG, encoded by the coding sequence ATGTCCCCCGAACTGATCTCGATCCTCGTCCTCGCCGTGGTGTTCGTCATCGCCACGACCCGTTCCGTGAACATGGGCGCGCTCGCGTTCGCCGCCGCCTTCGGAGTGGGCGAACTCGTCGCCGACCTCGACGCGGACGGCATCTTCGCCGGCTTCCCCGGTGACCTGTTCGTCGTCCTCGTCGGCGTCACCTACCTCTTCGCGATCGCCCGCGCCAACGGCACGACCGACTGGCTGGTCCATGCCTCGATCCGGCTCGTACGGGGGCGGGTGGCGCTGATCCCCTGGGTGATGTTCTTCCTCACCGGCGCGCTCACGGCGATCGGCGCGGTCAGTCCGGCGGCCGTCGCGATCGTCGCCCCCATCGCCCTCAGCTTCGCCTCGCGCTACGGCATCAGCCCTCTGCTGATGGGCGCGATGGTCGTCCACGGCGCGCAGGGCGGCGGCTTCTCCCCGATCAGCATCTACGGCACGATCGTCAACGGCATCGTCGAACGCGAGGACCTCCCCGGCAACGAACTGTTCCTCTTCCTGACGTCCCTGATCGCCAACCTGGTGATAGCGGGAGTGGTGTTCGTCCTGTTCGGCGGCCTGAAACTGACCTCGTCCCCCGCGTCCCCGGCCGCCTCCACCACCGGGCCGGACCCGGACCCCGAGCCCGACACGCCGCTCACCCCCGCCGTCGCGGCCACCCTCACCTCCCTCGCCGCCCTGGTCGTCGCGGTCCTCGCCTTCGACCTGGACGCGGGCCTCACCGCCGTCACCCTCGCCGCCCTCCTCAGCGCCCTGTGGCCCGACGACAGCCGCAAGGCCGTGAGCCAGATCGCCTGGTCCACGGTCCTCCTCATCTGCGGTGTCCTCACCTACGTGGGCGTGCTCGACGAGATGGGCACCATCACCTGGGCCGGCGAGGGCGTCAGCGACATCGGCGTCCCCCTCCTCGCCGCCGTACTCCTCTGCTACATCGGTGCGATCGTCTCCGCCTTCGCCTCCTCCGTCGGCATCATGGGCGCGCTGATCCCCCTGGCCGTGCCGTTCCTGGCCCAGGGCGAGATCGGCGCGGTCGGCATGATCGCCGCACTCGCCGTCTCCGCGACGGTCGTGGACGTGAGCCCCTTCTCCACGAACGGCGCGCTGGTCCTGGCCGCCGCACCGGACGTCGACCGCGAGCGTTTCTTCCGCCAGCTGATGATCTACGGAGCCGTCGTCGTGGCGGTGGTCCCCGCGGTGGTATGGCTGGTGCTGGTGGTCCCGGGGTTCGGGTAG
- a CDS encoding acyl-CoA synthetase yields the protein MSPLFPALTGEARTPDRPALRFGERSLTYGELAAVTDALAARIRDAGRVAVWATPTLETAVAVVAALLAGVPAVPLNPKSGQSELGHILKDSAPALILTAPDAELPSALAELRRLDIDVRPPSTPHPAQPTDVPASEPTNEPTGVPADEPTPAAPALVVYTSGTTGPPKGAVIPRRAVATTLDALADAWQWTADDVLVHALPLFHVHGLILGILGPLRRGGAVRHLGRFDTTAVARELSAGATMLFGVPTMYHRIAETLPTDPDLAKALGRARLLVSGSAALPVHDHERIAAATGRRVIERYGMTETLMNTSVRADGEPRAGTVGVPLPGVELRLVEDDGTPLTADDGESVGEIQVRGPNLFTEYLNRPDATAAAFTADGWFRTGDMAVRDPDGYVRIVGRKATDLIKSGGYKIGAGEIENALLEHPGVREAAVTGAPDPDLGERVVAWIVPADPQSPPPAGELADHVAALLSPHKRPRTVHHLSALPRNDMGKIMKRALKPEA from the coding sequence GTGTCCCCTCTCTTCCCGGCCCTCACCGGCGAAGCCCGCACCCCCGACCGGCCCGCCCTGCGCTTCGGCGAGCGTTCCCTGACGTACGGGGAGCTCGCGGCCGTCACCGACGCGCTGGCCGCCCGGATCCGGGACGCGGGCCGCGTGGCCGTCTGGGCGACACCCACGCTGGAGACGGCGGTGGCCGTCGTCGCCGCGCTCCTGGCCGGTGTCCCCGCCGTACCCCTCAACCCGAAGTCGGGCCAGAGCGAGCTGGGACACATCCTCAAGGACAGCGCCCCCGCACTGATCCTCACCGCCCCCGACGCCGAACTCCCCTCCGCCCTCGCCGAGTTGCGGCGCCTGGACATCGACGTACGGCCCCCCTCGACACCCCACCCGGCGCAACCGACGGACGTACCGGCAAGCGAACCGACGAACGAACCGACGGGCGTACCGGCCGACGAGCCGACTCCCGCGGCCCCCGCCCTCGTCGTCTACACCTCCGGGACCACCGGCCCGCCCAAGGGCGCCGTCATCCCCCGCCGCGCCGTCGCGACCACCCTGGACGCGCTGGCCGACGCCTGGCAGTGGACCGCGGACGACGTGCTGGTCCACGCCCTGCCCCTCTTCCACGTGCACGGCCTGATCCTGGGCATCCTGGGCCCGCTGCGGCGCGGCGGCGCGGTCCGCCACCTCGGCAGGTTCGACACGACCGCGGTGGCCCGGGAGCTGTCGGCGGGTGCCACGATGCTGTTCGGCGTGCCCACGATGTACCACCGCATCGCCGAGACCCTGCCCACCGACCCGGACCTCGCGAAGGCACTCGGCCGCGCCCGCCTCCTCGTCTCCGGCTCCGCCGCGCTGCCGGTGCACGACCACGAGCGGATCGCGGCGGCGACGGGCCGCCGGGTGATCGAGCGGTACGGCATGACGGAGACGCTGATGAACACGAGCGTCCGCGCCGACGGCGAACCCCGCGCCGGCACGGTCGGAGTCCCCCTGCCCGGCGTGGAGTTGAGGCTGGTCGAGGACGACGGCACCCCCCTCACCGCCGACGACGGCGAGTCGGTCGGCGAGATCCAGGTGCGCGGCCCGAACCTCTTCACCGAGTACCTCAACCGCCCCGACGCCACCGCCGCCGCGTTCACCGCCGACGGCTGGTTCCGCACCGGCGACATGGCCGTCCGCGACCCCGACGGCTATGTACGCATCGTCGGCCGCAAGGCCACCGACCTCATCAAGAGCGGCGGGTACAAGATCGGCGCGGGCGAGATCGAGAACGCGCTCCTGGAGCACCCGGGAGTACGGGAGGCCGCCGTCACCGGCGCCCCCGACCCCGACCTGGGCGAACGCGTCGTCGCCTGGATCGTCCCGGCGGACCCCCAATCCCCGCCCCCGGCCGGCGAGTTGGCGGACCACGTCGCCGC